A segment of the Gemmatimonadales bacterium genome:
TCGAACACCGCGCCCAGGATCGAGAACAGCGCCGCCACCAGAGCAACCCATGCCAGGTGCGCAAGGAAGCGGAACCGATGGGCAATCAGCCGGCTCGTGAATGCCCAGCCGGCAGCCCAGATCGCCACCATCAGGAGGCTGGCCAGAGCGGGTGTGATCAGGTCGATTATCCCGATCGGTTCCGTGCTCGCGAAGTACTGCGCCGTCACGGCGAGCAGGCCGGCGACAGTCAGAACCGCAAGGCTTCGTCGGGCGACCAGCAGGTGCCGTGTGCTGTTCCTGCCCGCGACGTCGGGAATGGCAGGCGGCACCGGCTGATCGGCTGGGATGAAGTGGAGGATGGATCGTCCGATCCGCAGTTCGGCTCCGGGGTGAACCTGTCCGTGGGCCACTCTTTGCCCGGACCGCGTATCCCAGGTGCCGTTGAGTGAGCCGGCGTCTCTGAACTCGAGGGTGCCGTCCTCGCCGGGCGTCAGCTCGAGGTGGAGCGGATCGACGTACGGGTCGTCGAGCACCACGGTTCCGTCGTAGGCCCGTCCCAGGGTGACCCGGTTGCCGCCGAGTCGGATCCGTTCACGGAGCCGGCCCCTGCCGTCGGTAATTTCGAGAATCAGCGGGACCATCGAATCTGCTCGAGGTATTGCCGACCGAGGCGCTGGGCATTGTCGAAGCTCACGCCGGAAAGAGTGAGCTGGCTGACCACCCCGGCATCACGGGCGCCGAGCATGGCCGCCTTGATGACGGCGTCGTAGAGTCCGGGATACTTGGTGTACCCGCGCAGACAGAACCGGGTTCGGATCACGCCGCCAGGTTGCCGAATGTTGCCCGCCGAGCATTGGTAGCTCGTCAGGTCAGCGGAGCTGCCGAAGCCCAGCTCGGCGTACGAGCTCTGAAACTCGGCAGTGTACAGCGAATAAAACCGGATCGGGTTGAGTCCGCGACTCAGCAGCACCCGATGCGACAGCGACACGATTCCCGAGGATTGTCGCCCCGAGAGATAGATGTAGTCGTCGGTCGAGCATTGGTGGTCGACCACCTCGTACAACGCGTCGGGATTGCGTTCGGCGTCTGCCCAGCAGCGAAAGAACGACGCCGGTTGCGTCGGCAGGATGAACGGACCGATCGCGATGGTGGAATCGTTGCCTTGGAACAGGGTGCCCAGGTACGCGCCCTGATTGGCCAGCACCTGACGACCGACCTCCGCGATGAAGTCGCCCGACTCGGTCGTGGCGGCTGCCTCCTCGCTGCGGGCCATCAAGGGGATGGCCGCTTCGATCGGGACCAGGAAGCTGAGGGAATTGCCAGCGGTGGCAACATTGACGCCGACAACCTGACCGTTCGCGGTGAGCGCCGGCCCGCCGCTCATGCCGGAATTGAGTGGGCCGGTGTAGTGAATCTTGGGGTAGAGCGTATGCTGGAGGTGTCCGTTGTAGACCCCTTCGACGATGCTGAGCCCGAGGTCCTCCGGGTGGCCGAGCGAGTAGAGTCGGGTGCCCCGCGCGACGAACGGCACCGAGAGTGTGAAGTACCGATCTCGCGGGCGGTCGGTGCCGACGACGGCGAGGTCGCGCACCACATCGATTGCCAGGATCCGTCCGATGTGGGGTATGCCCGTCTGATCGATCCACTCGACCCGGTAGCGCGGATTGC
Coding sequences within it:
- a CDS encoding FHA domain-containing protein; translated protein: MVPLILEITDGRGRLRERIRLGGNRVTLGRAYDGTVVLDDPYVDPLHLELTPGEDGTLEFRDAGSLNGTWDTRSGQRVAHGQVHPGAELRIGRSILHFIPADQPVPPAIPDVAGRNSTRHLLVARRSLAVLTVAGLLAVTAQYFASTEPIGIIDLITPALASLLMVAIWAAGWAFTSRLIAHRFRFLAHLAWVALVAALFSILGAVFDWIGFFLPIRSIGYAEAAIWFGLGSWLLVGHLELVSDRPVRHRWGVAAGVTAVVVLVGTLLSRAEGIDDTSWSSRDGMLKPVSARLIPTQSIDRFFERTERLKKAVDELSGAPGQPASDP
- a CDS encoding trypsin-like peptidase domain-containing protein; its protein translation is MIRRLVLLTATGLSLTASAILAQQQDDASAAVFQRYADRTAKIQVVERGSGAKASMGSAFFVASDGRLMTNYHVVAEAVGNPRYRVEWIDQTGIPHIGRILAIDVVRDLAVVGTDRPRDRYFTLSVPFVARGTRLYSLGHPEDLGLSIVEGVYNGHLQHTLYPKIHYTGPLNSGMSGGPALTANGQVVGVNVATAGNSLSFLVPIEAAIPLMARSEEAAATTESGDFIAEVGRQVLANQGAYLGTLFQGNDSTIAIGPFILPTQPASFFRCWADAERNPDALYEVVDHQCSTDDYIYLSGRQSSGIVSLSHRVLLSRGLNPIRFYSLYTAEFQSSYAELGFGSSADLTSYQCSAGNIRQPGGVIRTRFCLRGYTKYPGLYDAVIKAAMLGARDAGVVSQLTLSGVSFDNAQRLGRQYLEQIRWSR